A segment of the Bordetella flabilis genome:
CAGCGGCAGATAAAGCCCGGACTCGCCCAGCGCCTCGGTGAAATTCAAATGCACGCCGGTATCCACATCGGCCTGCCGCAACCGCGGCGCATCCTGGCGGAAGGAAGGTGCGTGGCTCAGGCACGCGACGGCGCTGAGGCGGCCAGCGTGCGCGAGCGCAATCACGCCATCGTTGATCGCCGTGTTCATGCCAAAATCGTCGGCGCATACGACAATGCGCCTGACCCCGGCACCCACCTCCGCCGGTCCACCCGAACCCGTTTCCATGGATGTCTTCGAATGCGGTCCCTGATCCGCCAACTCAGCTGGTTCATCGCCGTTGGCTGCGCAGCCGCCGCCACCCACTGGCTGGTGGTCGTGGCGTGCGTCGAAGCGATGGATGCCCGGCCATTGCTGGCGAACGTCCTGGGCTGGCTGGTGGCTTTCTGCGTGTCCTTCAGCGGTCATTATCTGCTCACTTTCCGCCACCAGGCGGGCGCGTGGCATGTGGCGGCCGTGCGTTTTTTCTGCATCTCCGCCGGTGGGTTCGCCATCAATGAGCTGACATACGCCTGGCTGCTGCATCGTACGGCCTTGCGGTACGACGTCCTGCTCGCGCTGGTGCTGTTGGCCATTGCCGTGCTCACCTTCCTGTTCAGTCGGTTCTGGGCATTCCGCCGCAATGCTGCGACTTGAATGCCTGGTTCGGAACGACGCGCCATAGCGCGCGCTTGCCGCTCACGGCATAGGTCGGCACGCCGCGCAAGGCGCCGTATTGCTCCTGGTCGTCTTCCGGGTTGCCCCAGAACCAGAAGGTCCGATCCGCCGGCGCGGCGCACAGGCGCGCCTGCAACTCATCGGGCGAGATCAGCGTGCGCCGCATTACCTCGGGACGGAATTGCCCGGCGTCATAGAGCTCCTTGCGCCAGTTGTCGCGCAAGGGGATCTCCGGGTTGTCCCAGTTGTCGACCACCCATGCGGGGCGCGGGTCGCGCAGCGCCATCGGCAGATCATACGAATAGGCGTGCAGCATCACCACCTGGTCGCCGGCGCGGAAGTCCGCCGCGGCGCGCCGTGCCAGGGGCGCGGCATTCGGCCGTGCGTAGATGGTCGAGAGCCCCGTCGCCAACAGGCAGACCGCGACGGCCGCGACCAGGGAGCTGCGATAGCTGCGCCGCGCGTTTTCCGCGTCCTGGCCGGCCAGGGCGGCGACGATCACTTCGGCGACCAGCGCGGCCAGGGGCGGCAGTGTCGGCAGCACATAGCCGATCAGCTTGGAAGCCGGAATCGAAAAGAACACCAGCACGATCGCGATCCACACCGCCATCAGGACGCGCAGGGCATGCGCGTCGGTAGCGCGGTCCACCCAGAAAACCTTGCGGAACACGCCGCCCAGCCAGAATGTCCACGGCAGCGCCAGGCCCGCCACCACGGGCAGATAGAACCAGAAGGGCTGGCGGTTGTTGAAGGTCGCTTCGGCGAAGCGGTCGAACTGCTGGTAGACAAAGAAATAATGAAAGAACCCGGGATAGTCTTTCTGCACCACCCAGAACCACGGCAGGCACACCGCCAGAAACGCCACGATGGCCGGGGGCCATAGCAGCGCCCCCAAACCGCGCCAGCGGCGCAGCAGCACGATCCACAGCAGCAGGATACCGCCGGGCAGCACCATGCCGATCAGCCCCTTGGACAACACGCCGAGAGCGGCCAGGACCCCTGTCGCGACCGACATCGCGCGGTACGGTTCGCCGCGCGTGGCGCGCAGTACCGTGTCGGCGCCGGCCAGCGTCGTCAGGGTGATCATGCCGGCGACCAGCATGTCCAGATTGGCGAATTGCGATCCGCCGTAGAAGAAGGGCTGCGTCACCAGCACCAGCAAGGCCACCGTCGCCGTCCCGGCGCCGCGATAGCGGCGCATGAAGGCGTACAGCGCGACGGCGGCGGCCCAGGCGGCCAGCCACGAGGGCACGCGCGCCGCCCATGGATGCACCCCGAAGACGCTGAACGAAGCTTCGGCCAGCCAGTAGTACAGCGGCGGCTTGTGGAAGAACGGCAGGCCGTTGAGCAGCGGCACGCCATGCTCGCCGGCACGCAGCATCTCCCACGCCACGCCGGCATAGCGGCCTTCGTCGGGCAGCGTCATGGGCCGCAGCCACGAAAGCCAGGCCAGCCAGATACCGGTGAACAGGAAAAGCCAGTTCCTGGACGGCGCCTGCAGACGGCGCATCCAGCTTCCCGCGACAGTAGAAGTCATTTACTTGGTGAGGTTTTTTTCTGTGAATACCTTGCCGTGCTGCTCGCGCACCACGTACAGGGGCCGGCCTTTGACCTCGTCGAAGATGCGGCCGACATACTCGCCCACGACGCCAAGCGACAGCAGGTTGATGCCCGCGAAGAACAGCAATGCGGTGACGATGGTGGTCCAGCCGGAGACGGCGTTGCCATCGACCCAGTAGTCCACCACCAGGTAACAGCCATAGGCGAAGGACATCAGGGCGAACACGAAGCCGAGCACCGTCACCATGCGCAGCGGCCAGGTGGTGAACGCCGTCAGCCCGGCGAACGCCAGCTTGAAGAGCTGCCTGCCGTTGAAGCGACTGTCGCCGTGTATCCGCTCGGCCGGCGTGTACGGCAGCGCTTCGGCGCGGAAACCGACCCACGCATACAGTCCTTTCATGAAGCGCGTGCGTTCGGGCAGCGCATTGAGGGCCTGCACCACCCGGCGGTCCATGAGGCGGAAGTCGCCCGCATGCGCAGGCACTTCCACGCCGCGGCCTTCGCTCAACAGGCGATAGAAAAGATTGGCGCCAGTACGCTTGAGCCAATGTTCCGACTCGCGGTGCTGACGGACGGCATAAACCATGTCGGCGCCCGCCCGCCAGCGCGCCAGCATCTCGGGGATAAGCGCCGGCGGATGCTGCATATCGGCGTCCAGGCAGATGACCACGTCGCCGGTCGAAGCTTCCAGGCCCGCGCTCAGCGCGGCTTCCTTGCCGAAGTTGCGCGACAGCTGGATATAGCGGAAGCCGTCGATCGCCGACCATTCGCGCATCAGTTCCGGCGTACCGTCGGTGCTGCCGTCGTCGGTGACGATGACTTCCCAGGACGTGCATAGCCGACCCAGCATGGCGAGCAGCGCGGGCAACAGCACGCGCAGGTTGTCCCGCTCGTTCAGGCAGGGCACCACGCAGGAAATGCGGATGTCCTGGGGATCGGCCTTGCGGGATAGTGTTTCGGTGGTAAGCGTGCGCGGCGCGAACGCTTCGGAGCGGGCTTCAATATGCATGGCAATCGCAGAGTAGGGAACTGCTGCGACGCAGTATCGGCCCCCCGCCGTCGAATTTTCATGAAATGAAAACGAAGTCGGACCCGACCCTTGCAATCGGCGCCCGCGCGGCGCGGCGCCGTGATGCGCCCGCCATGCACCGCTTTGGAGCATCGAGCGCGTTGTGGCGCCGTGCCGGTTCGCCGGTGGCGACGCACGCCTGCCCGCCGGCCGGCATGATGTCCCGCGCGCCTCCGCCCCGTAAGGGATCCCGCTTCAGGACGGGTCGGTATTGTAAATAGCGGCCAAACGTCCTAGCATAGGTAGAACGATTTACTAAATCGTTCTACTACACCTATAACGGAGACAAGACAATGACCCTGCCTGCCCTTTCCCGCCGCACTTTCCTCAAGACCACGGCCGGCGCCGGCGTTGCCCTCGCCGCGCCGCGGCTGATGGCCGCGCCCGCCACCGTCGCGCTGCGCTGCTCCATTTCGCAGCCCGCCGACCAGAATTCGGCCCAGTACATCTGGTACGAGCGCTTCGCCGCGGATCTCAAGCAGTCCGTGGGCGACCGCATTCGCGTCGACATCTTCCCGAATGGACAACTCGGGAAGGAGTCGGACGTGGTGCAGCAGGTCAGGCTTGGGTCCATAGACATGATGATCACGGGCAGCTCCATCTGGGCCACGGCACTGCCGGAGCTTGCCTTGCTGGACATGGGCTTCGTCTTCGACAGCTGGGACCACGTAAACAAGTCGGTCGACGCGGGCGTGGGCGAGCAGTTCAACAAGCTGCTGCAGGCGCGCACGGGCTGCACCTTCATTGGATGGGGCAACCACTTCAATGCACGCAGCGTCTACACCAAGAAAGTGGTCGAGCACGACGCCGACCTGAAGAACGTCAAATTGCGCGTACTGCCCACGCCCATCTTCGTCGAGACCTTCAAGCTGATGGGCGCCATTCCGACGCCGATCCCGATCAATGAGCTGTACACGGCGGTGCAGACCGGCGTGGTTGACGGTTTCGAGCACGACGCGGCCACGGTGCTGTCGAGCAAGTTCAACGAGGTGGTCACCAACTGCTGGCTCACCAACCACCTGTTCAGCCCGTCCATCACGGCCATCGGCAAGCGCGGCATGAGCAAGCTCCCCAAGGACCTGGCGCCGGCCTTCCTGAAGGCGGCCACCGAGGCCTCCCAATACCAGCGCCAGGTGGCCGGCAGCAAGGGCACCGAAGCCCTTGCGGCATTGCAGAAGGGTGGCATCCAGTTCCACCCCATGGACCCCGCCGAACGCCAGCGGATCCGCCAGACGATGGAAGACAAGCTGTGGCCCGGCGTGACGGCGCAGTATCCGGTCACCAAGCCCATGCTCGACATCATCAACCAGTCGCGCGCCTGAGCGCCCTCCGACAGCCGGACCACGCGCGACGGCATGCGCGGCAACGCCATGCCCGCCGGATGCGCCGGCACGATGCCGCCCTGGCGGCAGGGATGACAGCATGAATGCACATGTAATGACGGGGACCGGCGCAGCCGCCCACCCGCAGGCCGGCCATGACGGCACGGCGCGGCTATGGCCGTGGCTGGACCGGCTTTGCACCTTCATCGAATATTTCTGCGGCGCGGTCCTGGCCGTGGACGTCGGCGTAGTCTTCGTCTCGGTGATCCTGCGCTACTTCCTGCACAGCCCGGTGGATTGGGCCGAGGAAGCCGCGCGCGGGCTCATGGTGACGCTGGTATTCCTGGGCGGCGCCACGGTGCTGGCGCGGCGCCAGCACGTCGGCATCGAGGTCTTCCGCGGGCTGTTGCCGGCGGCGTGGCGCGAGCCGGCCGTGCAGCTGGGCGGCTGGGCGGTCGCCGGGGTCTCCGGCGCGCTGTGCTATTCGTCATGGGAGCTGCTGCTCGACTCCGTGAATGTGACCACGCCCATCGGGTCGCCCCAATGGCTCAGCGTGCTGCCGGTCTTCCTCGGCGCCCTGGTCATGACCGTCGTGGGGATCGCCAACGCCGTCAGCGGTGCGCGGCGCGCCACCTGGACGACCCTGGCCGCGGCCATCGCGCTGTGCGTGGCCGTGTGGGCCTGGAACAGCTACCTGCCCGAAGCCTGGGCCATCAGGCCCTGGCTGCTGCTCACGCTGGCTTTCCTGGGCAGCCTGCTCGCCGGGGTGCCGATCGCCTTCGTACTGGCCCTGTCGGCGCTGGTGTACTTCCTGGCCGAGCCTACCCTGCCGCTGATCATCTATTCGCAGCAGGTCATGGCCGGGATGGACCACTTCGTGCTGCTCGCCATTCCCTTCTTCGTGCTGGCCGGCCTGGTCATGGAGGCCAACGGCATGTCGACGCGGCTCATCGAGCTGCTGGTGCGGATGTTCGGGCGGGTGCGTGGCTCGATGAATCTCATCACGATCTTGGCCACGGCCTTCTTCTCCGGCGTATCGGGGTCCAAGCTGGCGGACATCGCGGCGGTGGGCGGCATCGTGGTGCCGGCGGTGCGACGCACCGAGCAGGACGTCAACGAAACCGCCGCGGTGCTGGCCTGCTCCGCCGTCATGGCCGAGACGATCCCCCCCTGCGTCAACCTCATCATCCTGGGCTTCGTCGCGAATATCTCCATAGGCGGGCTGTTCCTGGCCGGCCTGGTGCCGGCCGCCGTGCTCGCCACGGGCCTGTCCGCCATGGCCATCTACTTCGGCAGGAAGATCGATCCACGCCGTGCCTTCCCGGTGCGCATGCCCTGGCCGCAGTTGCTGGGCGGCGCTGTCATCGCGCTGGTCATGGTGGGCATGATAGGCAAGGGCGTGACATCCGGCGTCGCGACCTCGACCGAGGTATCGGCCTTCGCGGTCGTCTATGCGCTGGGCGCCGGCGCCCTGGCCTTCCGCGAACTGACGCTGCGCGCCATCGTCGCCCTGTTCGTGCGCGCCGCGGCCATGGCCGGGGGCATCCTGTTCATCATCGCCGCGGCCTCCAGCGTGGCCTTCGCGCTGACGGTGCAGCAATTGCCGGGCTTTCTCTCCGACACCATGACGCAGCTGGCGCACAACTACGGCAGCACCGCCTTCATCCTGGTGTCCGCCCTGCTGATGGTGGTGTTCGGCGCCATCCTCGAAGGCGCGCCAGCCCTCATCATCTTCGGGCCGCTGCTCACGCCTATCGCCCAGCAGGTCGGCGTGCATCCGCTGCACTTCGGCACCGTGGTGGTGATCGCCATGGGACTGGGGCTGTTCAGCCCGCCGTTCGGCCTGGGCCTGTTCGCCACCTGCGCGATGACCGGCACGCGCGTCGAACAGGTATCGCGACCGATGGTCAAATACCTCGTCCTGCTCGTAATCATGCTTATAGTGCTCATCTTCGTGCCCGCGATCAGCCTGTGGGTGCCCCGCCTGATGAACATGGCTTGAGTAGACGCAATGACAACGATCCAGGATGTGGCCGCGCTGGCCGGCGTTTCGGTCAGTTCGGTTTCCAATGTGCTGAATGGCCGGACCGACCGGCTCAGCCGCGATACCTACCAGCGCGTGGAGGACGCCATCCGCGAACTGGGCTACCGGCCGAACCTGGTCGCGCGCCAGCTCAAGACCGGCCATGCCCCGCTGATCGGTCTGCTGGTGCCCTCCACCGCCAACCCGATGTTCGGCGAGCTGGCCGTCCATGTCGAGGCCGCCGCGCGCGACGCCCATGGCTACCGCGTGCTGCTGGGCAACACCCACCGCGATCGCGAGCAGGAATCGCGCACTTTCCAGGACCTCATGGCCCTGGGAGTGCGCGGCGTCATCCTGGCCTCGTCGCGCACCGACGAAGACCATCTGGAAGCCGCCATCGCGCGCGGCCTGGCCGTGGTCAGCTATGACCGCGGCGGCGATGGCGACGCGCGTTCGCGCATCGACCATGTGTCGCCGGATAACCGCCTGGCGTCGCGGCTGGCGGTCCAGCACCTCGCCGCGCACGGCCACCGCAGGCTGGCGCTCGCCACACCGGACATCAAGACGGTCAGCCGCTCGCTCAAGCGCGACGGCTTCCTGGAAGCGGCGCGCGATGCCGGCCTGGCCGATGGCGTGCGGGTCATCGAGGGCGCGACAGGCCCGGGCTACGGCGATTCGCACCTGGCCGACGTCGGCTACGCCATGGCCGGCCGCATCGCCGCCATGAAGGACCGCCCCACCGGCATCATCGCCATCAATGACATGATGGCCCTGGGGCTGATGGCCGGACTGCGCCAGGCCGGCCTGGCCGTCCCCGGCGATGTCTCCGTCATCGGCATGGACAACCTGGTCATGACGGCCTACGCCAATCCGCCCCTGACCACGGTGGAAATGCCCAGCGCGCAGATGGCGCAGGCCATGGTCGCCATGGTCGTCGAACGCCTGGCGCAACCCGAGCTGCCCGCGCGGGAAGTGTTGTTCCAGCCCCGGCTCATCGAAAGGCAATCGGTGGCGTCTCCGACGCCCGCCGCAGCATCCGCGCGTCCCCGCGCCCGGTCCCCACGGAAACCCCACGCATGACCACCATACTGTTGACGCATTCCCCGCAGGCGCTGGCCAACTATTACGGCGATCGCGCCCTGGCAGCGCTGCGCGCGCTCGGGGAAGTCCGCCTGAATCCCGGCCCCGATCCGGGCACGCCGGAGCAACTGATCCGCCTGGCGCAGGGCTGCCGCATCGTGGTGTCCAGCCGGCTGGCCGCCGCGCCCGCCGCGGTCTTCGATGCCCTGCCCGACCTGGTCGCCTACTGCCGTGTGGCGGTGGATATCCGCAATATCGACGTCGACGCCGCCAGCCGCAACGGCGTGCTGGTGACGCGCGCGACACCGGGCTTCGATGCCTCGGTGTCCGAATGGATCATCGGCGTCATGGTGGACGCCAGCCGCCATATCAGCCAGGCGGCCGCGGCCTACTGGCAGCACCGGCCCGCGCAGGTGGCCATGGGGCGCGAGTTGCGCGGCGCCACCGTGGGCATCATCGGCCACGGCCATATCGGCCGCTACCTGGCGCGGTTGACCCTGGCGTTCGGCATGCGGGTCCTGGTCCACGACCCCGCGCCACAGTCCCTGCCGGAAGGCATGCGGCAGGTCGCCCTGCACACCCTGTTGGCGGAATCCGACTACGTGGTTTGCCTTGCTCCCGCCCTGCCCGAAACGGCGAACCTCATGGGCCGGGAGGCGTTCAGCCGCATGAAGGGCGATGCAGTCTTCATCAATGCGTCGCGGGGCGAACTGGTCGACGAGCAGGCCCTGCGCGAAGCCCTGGACAGCGGCGTGATCGCGGCTTGCGCGCTGGATGTAGGCCGCGCGGCAGACCAGATGCCCTCCCCCTGGCTGGCGGCGCATCCGCGGGTGATCGCCACTCCGCACATCGGCGGCCTGACACCGCAGGCGGCCGAGCACCAGGCCATGGACAGCGTGCAACAGGTCCGCGCCATCCTCGCGGGCGACATGCCGCCGTATGCGGTCAACCCGGAGCAGGCCACGCGGCTGCGCCGGCTGGCCCGGTAGCCGGTCACCCGCGTCGATACCGCGAGCCGATAAAGACAGACGCTGCCGACAGCCTTTGCCCATGACCGGGCACATCGAACACCGAGGAGGAAAGTCGCGATGAACACGCCGATACTTGAAGCGCCCCCCGGGGCCTGCGATTGCCACATGCACGTCTACGAACTGACCCGCTATCCCCTGGCGCCCACCGCCACCTTCCCGCCGCCGCAGGCATCCTGGGATGACTACCTGCAGGTGCGGCAGGCGCTTGGACTGGAACGGGCATTGATCGTCCAGGCCACCGGTTATGGCTTCGACAACCGCTGCGCGCTGGACGCGCTGGCGCAAGCGCAGGGAACGGCCCGCATGATCGCGACGCTGCCGGTCGACACGCCGGAGGCGGAACTGCAGTCGCTGCATGCCGCCGGCGTACGCGGCGTACGGTTCATGATGCTGCCCAACAGCGGCGGCCTGATGCAATGGGACATGCTGGCGCCCATGGCGCGCCGCATCGCCGACCTGGGCTGGGTCATCAACCTGCAACTGGACGGCCGCGAACTGGCCGACCACGCGGCACGGTTGCGCGACCTGCCGTGCCGCGTCAGCATCGACCACAACGGCAAGTTCCTGACGCCCGTGCCGACCTCGCACCCCGGCTTCCAGGCGCTGCTGCGGCTGCTGGACACGGGCAACGTATGGGTAAAGCTTTCCGCGCCCTACGAAACCTCGCAGGTGGGGCCGCCGCGCTACGACGATGTGAGCGCGCTGGCCCGGGCCCTGGCGTCGGGCTATCCGGACCGCTGCCTTTGGGCCAGCAATTATCCCCACCCGGGCCGCGCGGACCGTCCGGACAACGCGGCGATGCTCGACATGCTGCTGCACTGGGTGCCGGACGAAGCCTCGCGACGCAAGATCCTGGTGGACAATCCGGCGCAGCTGTATGGGTTCTGAGCAGCCGGCTCCCCACACACGCCGCGCGACGCGGCGACCTGCCGCCACGTCACCATGGACCTTGGCGGCGGGTTCTAGACCTTCCCGTAGCTGCGCTGCAGGCCGATCCTGCTCGCCACTTCGGTCCAGCGAACGATCTCCGAGCCGCTGAGCGCCGCGAACTCTGCGCTGCCCAGGACGGTGGCCTCGAATCCGGCCCCTTCGATCTTGCTCGCCATCTTCGGATCGCGCATGGCGGAGACCACGTCGCCGGCCACTTTATCGATGACTTTGGGCGGTGTGCCCGGCAGGCCGTACAGGCCCAGCCAGCTGCTGACGTTGAAGTCCCTGATGCCGCTCTCTTCGACGGTGGGCACGTCGGGCAGGTGCTTGGAGCGTTGGCGGCTGGTCACCGCCAACGCGCGCAGCCGGCCGGCGCGTATCAATGACACATACGAAGGCAGGCTGCTGATGCCGAGATCCAGGCCGCCGTTCACCACGTCCACCACGATCTCGTTCGGGCCGCGGTAAGGCACGTAGGTCATCTTGATGCCGGTACGCATCATGAACAGTTCCGTCGCCAGGTGTGGCGAGCTGCCACGGTCATTGGCGCCGCATGTGAACGGCCGGTCGGTCGACTTGCGCGCGGCGTCGAGCAGCTGCTGCAGGTTCGTGTAGGGGGAGTTCTGGCCCACGACGATGACGTTGGCGAAGTCGGCCACCTGGGCGATGGGAACGATGGACTTGGCGATATCGATGGGCAAGTCCGTCATCGTGGCAATGGGCAGGATGGTGCCAAGCCCACCGCCGATCAGGGTGTAGCCGTCGGCCTTCCTGGTCAGCGCATATTGCAGTCCGATCACCCCGCTGGCGCCGGCCTTGTTCTCGACGACCATGTTGTAGCCGTGCACGTCCGACATGGCCTGCGCGGTGATGCGGGTGACGATGTCCACCGCGCTGCCCGGCGGGAATGGCACGACGACACGGACGGGTCCTTCCGGGTATGCGCCCTGCGCCAGCGCGGGACGAAACACGGACAAGGCGGGCAAGGCGACGAGCGCCTTCACGACGGTACGACGGTGCATGACTTTCCCCTGTTCTATCGGATTGGATGGGACGATCGCCGATCGCCCCGACGGTGGCTCCCCCGGGGCCGCGCTGCCGCGGCTGCCTTTCTGCTTACGGTCTGCGTACTGCGTACTGCGTGCTGCGTGCTGCGTACTGCCTCAACCCACGCGAGCGGCGCGCGGTGGCACCGCGCCGGGCATGAGCGCGTCCCAATCGGCACCGCCCATGAACTGCCCCCAGCGCCGGTAGAAGGCCCGAGCGTTTTCCTCGGAGTACTCGCCGTGCACCGCCCCGGTGATGTGCGGCACCGGCTGCACATGGCCGATGCCCATCTGGTAATTGAAATAGAGCTTCTGCGATTCCGTTCCGACGCAGGCTTCGGTGGCGCCGGTCCAGTTCTCCATATCGTCCGACTCCGTGAGTCCGCCCGGGCCGGAGTAGCGCAGGTAATAGTGGCGCGCGGCTTCCTTCACTTCCTCGGGCGCGTCCTTGTCGATCAGGTACATCCGCCACATCTCCATTTCCGTGCCGCTGATCGGATGGAACACGGCAAGCGAACGCGGCTGGTGCGCATGGAAGGACATGTTCGGGAATATCGTGCCGACGGCATGCGGCGTCACGCGCAGGGAATCGCCCAGGCGCGCGACGCGCGCATCGTAGACCTTGCGGAAGTAGGCCTCGGCGACGGGGTGGTTCTGGAACTGGCTCTTGAAGGGCGGCTCTTCGAATGCCGGCAGGCGGCCGATGGAGCCGTGGCCCAGATCCGGAAAGGCGACACAGACCCGGCCTTCGGTGAAGTCGCGCCTGCCCTTGCCGGCGCTCGGTCCGATGCCGACCAGGTCCACGGAACGGTGGCTGATGTCGTGGTGGCGGTCGCCGATGAAGTTTTCCGGGGCGAATTTCCAGTTGCACTTCACGCGCCACTTCTGCACGCCGCCGATGACCTCCGAGCCGCCTTCGCTGCCGTCGCGGTGGTCCAGCGCGGCATCCAGGTACAGGCGCATGTCGCCCAGGTAATCTTCGAAGGGCGGCGCGGCGGGGTCCCAGGTGGCGAAGATCGCCCCCTTGTAGTTGCACACCTGCGCCACCGTCTTCAGGCCCCAGGCCTTTTTATCCAGTTCGCCCTTGTAGTGCGTGGCGTGGCCCGGCACGCCGACCAGTTCGCCGGGGCGCTCGACCAGCTTGCCGTCGGTGGAAAAGCTCCAGCCGTGGTACGGACAGGTGAAGGTGCGGTTGTTGCCGTGATCGTAGCGGCACAGCTTCATGCCGCGGTGCGCGCAGCTGTTGAGCATGACCTGTATCCTGCCCTGGCGGTCGCGCGTCAGGATGACCGATTCGCCGCCCATGCGGGAAACAAAGTAGTCGTCCGGCTTGGGAACCAGGCTCTCGTGCCCGACGAACAGCCAGGCGCGCGAGAAGATCCGCTCCAGTTCCATGCGGTATATCTCGTCGCTGGCGAAAATCTCACGACTGACGAGGCCGGCGTCGGCCTGGACCAATGTTTCCACGCTTCGCATAGTAGGTTTCCATAAATACTATAAAGTCGGCGGCCTATCCTAGGCAGGCCGGCGCAAGCGGTGCAAGTTAGTATTTACGCGAAGACGAATGTGCAAAATGCCCGGGAAAACACTGGTTTTGGCAAAAATTTCACGGGAGCGCGGAAGCATTCCGCGAGGTCGTCGACCTCGCGCTGGGGAAAGTACCAGTACGAAAATACGACAAACTCGACTACAACCTTATCAATGGTGGAACGGGAACAACCCATGGCATTCCTGAAAAAAGAACCCATCCCCGCGCTGCGCGCCGATGCCAACCTGACTGACCGCATTACCGATCTGCTGGTGGCCGAAATCACGGGCGGGCAGTATTCCGTGGGTGAAGTGCTGCCGCCGGAGCAAGTCATCGCCGACCGCCTGAATGTCTCGCGCACGGTATTGCGCGAGGCGGTGTCGCGGCTGAAGGCCGAAGGCCTGGTGCAGAGCAAGCAGGGCGTCGGGCTCACCGTCATGCTGACCACCCGGCCCGCCGTGCTGCGCATGATGGCCGCCGAACAGGGCGATGCGGAGCAGGTCCTGCGCATCGTCGAACTGCGGCGCGGCTTCGAGATCGAGGCGGCGACACTCGCTGCGCAGCGCCGCACCGACGGCGACCTCGCCGCCATGCGCGCGGCCCTGGATGCCATGGCGCAGGCCATTGCGGACGGCGACGTCGCGGCCGGCGTCGAAGCCGATCTCGGTTTTCACCGCGCGGTGGCCCTGGCCACCAGGAACGAACACTACCTGAGCTTTTTCGATTTCCTGGCGGGGTTGCTGAAGCAGAACCTGCGCGTATCGCGCTCGCGGTCCGCCAAGCTCGCCGGGCGCGCCAGCCAGGCGCAGCGCGAGCATGAAACGCTGTTCGCCG
Coding sequences within it:
- a CDS encoding TRAP transporter large permease subunit — translated: MNAHVMTGTGAAAHPQAGHDGTARLWPWLDRLCTFIEYFCGAVLAVDVGVVFVSVILRYFLHSPVDWAEEAARGLMVTLVFLGGATVLARRQHVGIEVFRGLLPAAWREPAVQLGGWAVAGVSGALCYSSWELLLDSVNVTTPIGSPQWLSVLPVFLGALVMTVVGIANAVSGARRATWTTLAAAIALCVAVWAWNSYLPEAWAIRPWLLLTLAFLGSLLAGVPIAFVLALSALVYFLAEPTLPLIIYSQQVMAGMDHFVLLAIPFFVLAGLVMEANGMSTRLIELLVRMFGRVRGSMNLITILATAFFSGVSGSKLADIAAVGGIVVPAVRRTEQDVNETAAVLACSAVMAETIPPCVNLIILGFVANISIGGLFLAGLVPAAVLATGLSAMAIYFGRKIDPRRAFPVRMPWPQLLGGAVIALVMVGMIGKGVTSGVATSTEVSAFAVVYALGAGALAFRELTLRAIVALFVRAAAMAGGILFIIAAASSVAFALTVQQLPGFLSDTMTQLAHNYGSTAFILVSALLMVVFGAILEGAPALIIFGPLLTPIAQQVGVHPLHFGTVVVIAMGLGLFSPPFGLGLFATCAMTGTRVEQVSRPMVKYLVLLVIMLIVLIFVPAISLWVPRLMNMA
- a CDS encoding GtrA family protein, with protein sequence MHAGIHIGLPQPRRILAEGRCVAQARDGAEAASVRERNHAIVDRRVHAKIVGAYDNAPDPGTHLRRSTRTRFHGCLRMRSLIRQLSWFIAVGCAAAATHWLVVVACVEAMDARPLLANVLGWLVAFCVSFSGHYLLTFRHQAGAWHVAAVRFFCISAGGFAINELTYAWLLHRTALRYDVLLALVLLAIAVLTFLFSRFWAFRRNAAT
- a CDS encoding ArnT family glycosyltransferase; its protein translation is MRRLQAPSRNWLFLFTGIWLAWLSWLRPMTLPDEGRYAGVAWEMLRAGEHGVPLLNGLPFFHKPPLYYWLAEASFSVFGVHPWAARVPSWLAAWAAAVALYAFMRRYRGAGTATVALLVLVTQPFFYGGSQFANLDMLVAGMITLTTLAGADTVLRATRGEPYRAMSVATGVLAALGVLSKGLIGMVLPGGILLLWIVLLRRWRGLGALLWPPAIVAFLAVCLPWFWVVQKDYPGFFHYFFVYQQFDRFAEATFNNRQPFWFYLPVVAGLALPWTFWLGGVFRKVFWVDRATDAHALRVLMAVWIAIVLVFFSIPASKLIGYVLPTLPPLAALVAEVIVAALAGQDAENARRSYRSSLVAAVAVCLLATGLSTIYARPNAAPLARRAAADFRAGDQVVMLHAYSYDLPMALRDPRPAWVVDNWDNPEIPLRDNWRKELYDAGQFRPEVMRRTLISPDELQARLCAAPADRTFWFWGNPEDDQEQYGALRGVPTYAVSGKRALWRVVPNQAFKSQHCGGMPRTD
- the dctP gene encoding TRAP transporter substrate-binding protein DctP, coding for MTLPALSRRTFLKTTAGAGVALAAPRLMAAPATVALRCSISQPADQNSAQYIWYERFAADLKQSVGDRIRVDIFPNGQLGKESDVVQQVRLGSIDMMITGSSIWATALPELALLDMGFVFDSWDHVNKSVDAGVGEQFNKLLQARTGCTFIGWGNHFNARSVYTKKVVEHDADLKNVKLRVLPTPIFVETFKLMGAIPTPIPINELYTAVQTGVVDGFEHDAATVLSSKFNEVVTNCWLTNHLFSPSITAIGKRGMSKLPKDLAPAFLKAATEASQYQRQVAGSKGTEALAALQKGGIQFHPMDPAERQRIRQTMEDKLWPGVTAQYPVTKPMLDIINQSRA
- a CDS encoding LacI family DNA-binding transcriptional regulator, whose translation is MTTIQDVAALAGVSVSSVSNVLNGRTDRLSRDTYQRVEDAIRELGYRPNLVARQLKTGHAPLIGLLVPSTANPMFGELAVHVEAAARDAHGYRVLLGNTHRDREQESRTFQDLMALGVRGVILASSRTDEDHLEAAIARGLAVVSYDRGGDGDARSRIDHVSPDNRLASRLAVQHLAAHGHRRLALATPDIKTVSRSLKRDGFLEAARDAGLADGVRVIEGATGPGYGDSHLADVGYAMAGRIAAMKDRPTGIIAINDMMALGLMAGLRQAGLAVPGDVSVIGMDNLVMTAYANPPLTTVEMPSAQMAQAMVAMVVERLAQPELPAREVLFQPRLIERQSVASPTPAAASARPRARSPRKPHA
- a CDS encoding glycosyltransferase family 2 protein; translation: MHIEARSEAFAPRTLTTETLSRKADPQDIRISCVVPCLNERDNLRVLLPALLAMLGRLCTSWEVIVTDDGSTDGTPELMREWSAIDGFRYIQLSRNFGKEAALSAGLEASTGDVVICLDADMQHPPALIPEMLARWRAGADMVYAVRQHRESEHWLKRTGANLFYRLLSEGRGVEVPAHAGDFRLMDRRVVQALNALPERTRFMKGLYAWVGFRAEALPYTPAERIHGDSRFNGRQLFKLAFAGLTAFTTWPLRMVTVLGFVFALMSFAYGCYLVVDYWVDGNAVSGWTTIVTALLFFAGINLLSLGVVGEYVGRIFDEVKGRPLYVVREQHGKVFTEKNLTK